From the Butyrivibrio fibrisolvens genome, one window contains:
- a CDS encoding mechanosensitive ion channel family protein gives MLYNFLINTFAGAALSGSAASAATVNSDAAANSAATASTALQETIDVLPSTEAAAETLTKISGTEVDPSALEKFMTELPDKALNFGIKVLIALVFLLICWKLSNLIVKAIRKSMEKARSDESIIHFVCKFIEVGLKFLSIVLVAASLGFNSASIVALLGSAGVAIGLAVQGTLSNLAGGVMILLVKPFKLGDYIIEDSHGHEGTVKEISLFTTKLITPDNRVIVIPNGDLSNTSLTNSTGNKVRLLQVFVGVPYSESTNKVRSVLEGAMNSSKYALKDREMLVVVNDFKDSYIEMQLRCWVKSYEFLASKWDLNERVKNALDEAGIEIPFNQVDVHMKQG, from the coding sequence ATGCTTTACAATTTTTTGATAAACACTTTCGCAGGAGCTGCACTTTCAGGTAGTGCAGCTTCTGCTGCGACTGTAAATTCAGATGCGGCAGCGAATTCAGCTGCTACTGCTTCAACAGCTCTGCAGGAGACCATAGATGTACTTCCTTCTACAGAAGCAGCGGCTGAGACACTTACCAAGATCTCCGGAACAGAGGTTGATCCTTCGGCTTTGGAGAAATTCATGACTGAGCTTCCTGATAAGGCACTTAACTTTGGAATTAAAGTTCTTATAGCACTGGTATTCCTTCTTATATGCTGGAAGTTGTCTAACCTGATAGTCAAGGCAATCCGTAAGTCTATGGAGAAGGCAAGGTCGGATGAGAGCATCATCCACTTTGTATGTAAGTTCATCGAAGTGGGACTTAAGTTCCTGAGCATAGTCCTTGTGGCAGCTTCACTTGGATTTAATTCTGCAAGTATAGTTGCTCTTCTTGGTTCTGCCGGTGTTGCTATAGGTCTTGCTGTTCAGGGTACACTTTCCAATCTTGCAGGTGGTGTGATGATACTGCTTGTAAAGCCCTTCAAGCTTGGAGACTATATCATAGAAGATTCACATGGGCATGAAGGAACTGTTAAGGAGATATCCCTCTTTACAACCAAACTTATAACACCTGATAACAGAGTGATCGTGATTCCTAACGGCGATCTGTCCAATACATCACTTACCAACTCGACAGGCAATAAAGTAAGGCTCCTTCAGGTATTCGTAGGAGTTCCTTACAGTGAGAGTACTAATAAGGTTAGAAGCGTACTTGAAGGCGCTATGAATTCAAGCAAGTACGCACTCAAGGACCGCGAGATGCTGGTTGTAGTCAATGACTTCAAGGATAGCTATATTGAGATGCAGCTTAGATGCTGGGTTAAGTCTTATGAATTCCTTGCATCCAAGTGGGATCTCAATGAGAGAGTCAAGAATGCACTTGATGAAGCCGGAATTGAGATTCCATTTAATCAGGTTGATGTGCATATGAAGCAGGGCTGA
- the argH gene encoding argininosuccinate lyase — MAQLWGGRFQGKTDQLAWDFNASISFDKRLLEADVRGSRAHVTMLAKQGIITDEDKEAIFKGLDSIMADVESGKLSITTEYEDVHSFIEANLIDRIGDAGKKMHTGRSRNDQVALDMRLYTRDKVKETQELIIDMLKTLLDLQKEHIDTYMPGFTHLQKAQPLTLAHHLGAYFEMFKRDALRMKDIYKRMNYCPLGSGALAGTTYDLDREYTAKLLDFDGPTLNSMDSVADRDYLLEYMSALAIMQMHLSRFSEEVIIWNSNEYQFVTIDDAYSTGSSIMPQKKNPDIAELVRGKTGRIYGDLMSLLTTMKGIPLAYNKDMQEDKEVAFDAMDNALNCLILFTDMLRTLKFNKEVMQKSAMNGFTNATDAADYLVVKGVPFRDAHSVIGRIVLHCIDKGCAIDDLDIDTLKSFDEHFDNDIYEAISLKTCVEKRLTIGAPGISAMEKVIAVNEKFIEDYKI; from the coding sequence ATGGCACAACTTTGGGGTGGCCGTTTTCAAGGTAAAACAGACCAGCTTGCCTGGGATTTTAATGCATCTATATCTTTTGATAAAAGGCTCTTGGAGGCAGATGTACGAGGCTCCAGAGCTCATGTAACAATGCTTGCCAAACAGGGAATCATCACAGATGAAGATAAAGAGGCTATCTTCAAGGGGCTTGACTCTATCATGGCAGATGTTGAGAGCGGTAAGCTTTCTATAACTACTGAATATGAAGATGTACACAGCTTTATAGAAGCTAATCTCATAGACAGGATAGGCGATGCCGGCAAGAAGATGCATACAGGGCGTAGCCGTAACGACCAGGTTGCGCTTGATATGAGACTTTATACAAGAGATAAGGTTAAAGAGACGCAGGAACTTATTATCGATATGCTCAAAACTCTTCTTGATCTTCAAAAAGAGCATATTGATACCTACATGCCAGGCTTTACACACCTTCAGAAGGCGCAGCCTCTTACACTTGCCCATCATCTTGGTGCGTATTTTGAGATGTTCAAGCGTGATGCCCTCCGTATGAAGGATATCTATAAGAGAATGAATTATTGTCCTTTAGGATCAGGCGCTCTTGCAGGTACTACTTATGATCTGGACAGAGAGTATACAGCAAAGCTCCTTGACTTTGATGGCCCTACTCTTAACAGTATGGACTCTGTAGCAGACAGAGATTATCTTCTTGAGTATATGTCTGCGCTTGCTATCATGCAGATGCACCTTTCAAGATTCTCAGAGGAAGTTATCATCTGGAACTCTAATGAGTATCAGTTCGTGACTATAGATGATGCCTACTCTACAGGCAGCAGTATCATGCCTCAAAAGAAGAACCCTGATATAGCTGAGCTTGTACGCGGTAAGACAGGCAGGATCTACGGAGATCTCATGAGTCTTCTTACTACCATGAAGGGTATACCTCTTGCATACAACAAGGATATGCAGGAAGACAAAGAGGTAGCATTTGATGCGATGGACAATGCCTTAAACTGCCTGATTCTTTTTACAGATATGCTTAGAACCCTTAAGTTCAACAAAGAGGTCATGCAAAAGAGTGCGATGAACGGATTTACAAATGCAACTGATGCAGCAGATTATCTGGTTGTTAAGGGTGTTCCTTTCAGGGATGCACATTCTGTTATAGGTAGGATCGTACTTCACTGTATAGATAAGGGATGTGCTATTGATGATCTTGATATAGATACGCTTAAGTCTTTTGATGAACATTTCGATAATGATATATACGAAGCAATATCTCTTAAGACCTGTGTTGAAAAGAGACTTACCATCGGAGCTCCCGGTATAAGTGCTATGGAGAAAGTCATTGCAGTCAATGAGAAGTTCATTGAAGACTATAAGATTTGA
- the asd gene encoding aspartate-semialdehyde dehydrogenase yields MSEKLKVAVLGATGMVGQRFISILSDHPWFEVTTVAASPRSAGKTYEESVGDRWKMDDPMPEAVKNLVIKDVTDVKGVASDVDFVLSAVNMSKDEIKAIEEEYAKTETPVISNNSAHRWTPDVPMIVPEINPQHSDVIEYQKKRLGTTRGFIAVKPNCSIQSYTPALAAWKEYGPYEVVATTYQAISGAGKNFKEWPEMVGNIIPFISGEEEKSELEPLRIFGHIENGVIVPAESPVITTQCIRVPVLYGHTAAAFVRFKKEATKEELIEKLVSFTGKPQELGLPSAPKQFIQYLEDDNRPQVALDVNYEGGMGVSIGRLRKDSVYDWKFVGLSHNTLRGAAGGAVECAELMKALGYIQAK; encoded by the coding sequence ATGAGTGAAAAGTTGAAAGTGGCAGTCCTTGGTGCAACAGGTATGGTAGGTCAGAGATTCATCTCTATTCTTTCAGATCATCCATGGTTTGAAGTTACTACAGTTGCAGCCAGCCCCAGAAGTGCAGGTAAGACTTATGAAGAGAGCGTCGGAGACAGATGGAAGATGGATGATCCGATGCCGGAAGCAGTTAAGAATCTTGTAATTAAGGATGTAACAGACGTTAAGGGCGTTGCATCTGATGTTGATTTCGTTCTGTCAGCTGTTAACATGAGCAAGGATGAGATCAAGGCTATAGAAGAGGAGTATGCTAAAACTGAGACTCCTGTTATCTCTAACAATTCAGCTCACCGCTGGACACCTGATGTTCCTATGATCGTACCTGAGATCAACCCTCAGCACAGCGATGTCATCGAATATCAGAAAAAGCGTCTTGGTACTACAAGAGGCTTCATCGCAGTTAAGCCCAACTGTTCTATCCAGAGCTATACACCTGCTCTTGCTGCATGGAAAGAGTATGGCCCTTATGAAGTTGTAGCTACAACATACCAGGCTATCTCAGGTGCAGGTAAGAACTTCAAAGAGTGGCCTGAAATGGTTGGCAACATCATTCCATTCATCTCAGGAGAAGAAGAGAAGTCAGAGCTTGAGCCTCTTAGAATCTTCGGTCATATCGAAAATGGTGTGATAGTTCCTGCTGAGAGCCCTGTTATCACAACACAGTGCATCCGTGTTCCTGTTCTTTATGGTCACACAGCAGCTGCTTTTGTAAGATTCAAGAAGGAAGCTACTAAGGAAGAACTTATTGAGAAGCTTGTTTCATTTACAGGTAAGCCTCAGGAACTTGGCCTTCCATCTGCTCCTAAGCAGTTCATCCAGTACCTTGAAGATGACAATCGTCCTCAGGTTGCGCTTGATGTTAATTATGAAGGCGGTATGGGTGTGTCTATCGGAAGACTTCGTAAGGACAGCGTATATGACTGGAAGTTCGTAGGTCTTTCACATAACACTCTCAGAGGAGCAGCAGGCGGCGCTGTAGAGTGCGCTGAGCTTATGAAGGCTCTTGGATATATTCAGGCCAAGTAA